One region of Juglans regia cultivar Chandler chromosome 4, Walnut 2.0, whole genome shotgun sequence genomic DNA includes:
- the LOC109019118 gene encoding uncharacterized protein LOC109019118 — protein MAARRRVQTFEDLNENDNDGGCTFDQFNQTHPPIFDGRGDANTGEDWIQGIEEIFGVLECTDQQKVQFAAFKLTGEAKRWWNSEKVIREAEGIGVIVWAQFKQNFFDRFFPKADREARAREFTNLVQGTMTVRQYAARFAELSRFAAYLIPDKEKKTRKFEEGLNYKISERVMILQIQNFSELVHKATLVEQNLKKGAELQEQRKIAAPQGFSNLDQGSWKKKYEGSSSSQRLIQGNHTFNLCKFCNRIHAGECRKEVGSCFKCGKDGHFIRECPLLAKNNRRPNPPQNFRPNNQGNNQQRTVPARVFALTPGEAEDKDDVITGITF, from the coding sequence atggctgctcgtcgtcGAGTTCAAACctttgaagatttgaacgaaaACGACAACGATGGGGGTTGCACGTTTGACCAATTTAATCAAACGCATCCTCCCatctttgatggaagaggcgatgCGAACACAGGGGAAGATTGGATACAAGGCATCgaagaaatatttggtgttttggagtgcaccgatcAACAAAAAGTCCAGTTTGCAGCTTTCAAACTAACTGGAGAagcgaagagatggtggaattctGAAAAAGTTATTAGGGAAGCTGAGGGGATTGGGgtaattgtttgggctcaattcaagcagaatTTCTTTGATCGATTTTTCCCTAAGGCTGATAGGGAAGCTAGAGCTCGAGAGTTCACCAACTTGGTGCAAGGCACCATGACTgtgcgccagtatgctgcaaggtttgcTGAATTATCACGCTTCGCCGCATACTTGATTCCTGataaggagaaaaagactaggaagtttgaggaaggttTGAACTACAAGATTTCTGAACGAGTGATGATCCtacagattcagaatttttcagaattagtgcACAAGGCGACGCTAGTTGAGCAGAATCTCAAGAAgggtgctgaattgcaagaacagaggaagaTAGCTGCTCCACAAGGATTCTCTAATTTAGATCAAGGTTCatggaagaaaaaatatgagggaagcagttcaagtcagagactgATACAGGGAAATCATACATTTAATCTCTGTAAATTCTGTAACCGCATACACGCTGGGGAGTGTAGAAAGGAAGTGGGATCATGTTTTAAGTGCGGAAAGGATGGGCACTTCATCAGAGAATGTCCATTGCTTGCGAAGAACAACAGAAGGCCCAACCCACCCCAAAACTTTAGGCCGAATAATCAAGGCAACAATCAGCAGAGGACTGTACCTGCACGGGTGTTTGCTTTGACACCGGGGGAAGCTGAGGACAAGGATGATGTCATCACAGGTATAACTTTCTGA
- the LOC109019119 gene encoding uncharacterized protein LOC109019119 — translation MPLESYITRLWAGLHATGLRARVLHKEEIMGGLRSWMACQGGVKRISIDHSLLIGIHLTWCDGQGGQAQSWVRLDRALVNSQALVTMPDVHLKYLQRTTSDHTPLVIKLVKPQLYGFPLFKFQQMWVEHESFMGLIQKVWEEEVGDTDVHIRYLEQRIECLKTDLQEAYSDEAELDFVTSKLELDAWLQREEIRLRQITKVRWLNQGEVSASCFLQVKAAKSKMIYEMKLIDGRHLSFAEKVHQGAVQYFDNFLEVRPRDFLPELSYFIEKTIADEENDLLCKLLSMEKVKDALFSISFDSCPGPDVLDRYLQKGRINEIGEHGSKYVYQLRKGVWASKGWKICNFLYMKDFRGSYFMRILYGRICLE, via the exons ATGCCGCTCGAGTCTTACATCACACGCTTGTGGGCTGGGCTTCATGCAACCGGGCTTAGAGCCCGTGTATTACACAAGGAAGAAATTATGGGTGGTTTGCGATCATGGATGGCATGTCAGGGTGGTGTCAAAAGGATCTCAATAGATCACAGTTTGCTTATTG GGATTCATTTAACATGGTGTGATGGACAAGGGGGTCAGGCGCAAAGTTGGGTTAGGCTGGATCGTGCTTTGGTTAATTCTCAAGCATTGGTTACCATGCCTGATGTTCATTTGAAATATTTGCAAAGAACTACTTCTGATCATACTCCTTTGGTGATAAAGTTAGTTAAACCTCAGCTTTATGGTTTTCCTTTATTCAAattccaacaaatgtgggtggaacATGAATCGTTTATGGGGTTGATACAAAAGGTTTGGGAGGAGGAAGTGGGAGATACAG ATGTGCATATCCGGTACTTGGAGCAACGGATTGAATGTCTGAAAACTGATTTACAAGAGGCATATTCTGATGAGGCGGAGCTGGATTTCGTTACGTCAAAGTTAGAGCTGGACGCTTGGCTTCAACGTGAAGAAATAAGGCTACGGCAGATAACCAAAGTGAGATGGCTTAATCAAGGGGAAGTCAGTGCTAGTTGCTTCCTTCAGGTAAAGGCTGCCAAGTCGAAGATGATTTACGAAATGAAGCTTATAGATGGGCGGCATTTATCTTTTGCTGAGAAAGTGCACCAAGGTGCAGTTCAGTACTTTGATAATTTCCTGGAAGTGAGGCCGAGAGATTTTTTACCCGAGCTGTCATACTTTATTGAGAAAACAATTGctgatgaagaaaatgatttgttatGTAAACTATTGTCTATGGAGAAAGTTAAAGAtgctttattttctatttcgtTTGATAGTTGTCCAGGTCCGGATGTTTTGGATCG GTATCTTCAAAAGGGAAGGATAAACGAAATTGGTGAGCATGGAAGCAAATATGTTTACCAGTTGAGGAAAGGGGTTTGGGCATCAAAAGGTTGGAAGATATGCAATTTTCTTTACATGAAAGATTTCCGTGGAAGCTACTTCATGAGGATTCTCTATGGGCGAATTTGTTTAGAGTAA